The stretch of DNA AGACAAAAAAGTGGGCCAAAGTTAAGGTTTTGAAACGTGCATTGTGCAGTCTGAGACACTAATCAAGACAATTTCCCACCAGCCACCTCTCGAAGAAGAGCCCAAGCTCTGCTAACGGGGCTGGCACCGACGGCAGGAATTCGGATGCTTCAGGTCGGCATCTCCAAGTCGGGCGTCTTTGTCTAAGCCTTTACCCCTTCCAACTGTGCGTACCCTGCCTGTCGAGATTGGCCTCCCCCATATATATCTGCGGTGTCCTCGAAATATAGATTTCCTTTCCTTTGTATCAGTATCAGCATTTATCCGACCTATATTCACTCATTTCATTCTACACTAAACACAAGACAATGGACGCTCTTGTTAACTCTTTTGAGGACCTGAACACCTCTCATACGACCTCTCGATACAGAGCCAAGCGACACCACGCTCGCACCAAGTCGTCTCCCGGCTCCATCAAGCGAAACCAGAGCATTCGACGACACTCGCGAACACTGTCCACCCACTACGACTCGTCCAACCCCTACCAGGACGCCTCCACCTCGTATGCACAGCTGTCTATGGGCCGGCGTACCGAAGGATCCAGCACTAAACCCAGACCGAAATCCTATGTCGAACCTAGTCACACCCAGACTCAGGCCCACTACGCTACGGACAGCCACCACCCGTCTCACTCCCGCAGCCACTCGCAGACAGGTCATGGTCCCCGAGCAACCTTCcgacaccaccatcaccgcTCCAAGTCGCACACCAACCCCCGGTCTCGTTTCGAACTTCGACCGCAATCACACCACGAGACGTACACCTACCTGCCGGACGATCCATCGCCGCAGTTTGACGAACCCAATTTTTCGTGGATGGAGGAAGCCGAAAACCAGCTGAGCGAGCTCCAATCCAAGTACAAACCGGAACCCATGGCCGCCTCCACTTCTCTGTCGTGGCAAATCCCAGACGAAAGCCACCACCTTACTTCAGTGGCCGTCCACGAGTCCTCTCCCCTCATTGCAGTAGGCTCGGGAGGCAAGGAAAACAACCTGTTTGTCTACGAAACCACCCAGGATAAGGGCCTCATCCACCACCAGACCATTTCTCTGCCGGCCATTCATGGCCTGAAATGGCTGTCCCCTTCGCAGCAGGTGGCTGACCTCGGCAACATTCTCGCTACCTCGCACTCCAACGGACTGGCCCATTTGGTTCTTCTCCCGGACTGCTACTCTTCTGACCCTgccgagattctcaagagATTCAACCACAAGCACCATGTTAGCATTAAGGACACGCTGTCGACCCGAATCAAGCACCTCGAGCTCACCACACCTGCCTGGAGATCGTCTGTCTCCTCGTCCCTGGCCACCCTCTACTCCCAGCACCTCTTCTTATGGGACCCCTCTCGAGGAGACACTCCCGTGCTCACCCGAAAGGTCAAGCGAGCGGAGGCCTTCTCTCTGTCGCCCTTCCAGGATGGTCAGGTCGCAGCCGCCTGTGGAAAGTACACCTCGCTGCTGGACCTGCGAGCCAAGAGCGGCTCGGTCAACCTGCTGGCAGGTAACACCAACCTGTGTGCTTACTCGCCCATGAACTCCAATCTGCTTGCCACCGCCCATTCCGACGTTTCTGGTCTCCAGGAGAACTGCGTTCGAATCTGGGACTCCAGACACACTGCCGGTCCCCTCCACAAGCTTGAAGGCCATACCGACCAGATCCGAAGCCTCGAGTGGTCCAAGTTTAACCCCTGCGAGCTGCACACCTCGTCCAACGACGGTTCTCTGCGACTTTGGAACATTGGCCGACAGCAGGAGACCAAGGCTAGACCTTCCCTGGAGGTCTACTCTGGTGACCTTGCTGCCCAGTGGGACGAGCAGAAGGCCAGTGCCCAGTGGCTGCCTCGAAGCGCTCGACAGATGCAGCAGCGAGGTCTGGCGTTCAATGTGGCCCCTCTCAacatccagaagaaggagaagaaggagaagaagcctgCTCTGTACTCCTCGTCTGTCATCGCCAAGACCCCCCATGCAGCTGTtgcctcggcctccttcaTGCCCACAGGCTCCATGCATCCCTCTGTAGTCACTGTGGACTCGTACGGATCGCTGGGCATCCATTCAATGCCTTCTGCTACTCCTTACAACACCGAGCCCGAGACACCCCGAACTCTCACAGCTCGAATGTCGGTCCAGAGCTTTGCTTCTACAGACATGTCTTCCGACTTCACAGAGGCAGATATGTCTTCTGCTTCGGACACTTCGCCTATGACCTCCCCTTCCATGGCATCAGCAGCCACCTTCCAGTCGTCTTACGACTCTCCAGTCAAAGCTTGCATTCCTGAGGCCCGTCCTGCCACTTATGAGACTAGTGTGAGCTCTTCTTTCATCCCCCCCTTGCAAATCAAGAAGCGGGTACCCTCTGGACCCCGGCCTGAAGGCTCGCATGTCCGACGACCTTCCCGGGAGTCTAGAAACATGCTTCCCGAGCTCGATCTTGATTTCGACTTTGGTTTGACGGCTTAAACCAAACTAGATTTCAACTTTTTTGACATTCACGCCTGCACCTCtctttttatatatatagtcTTTTTCTAAGCGCTTTTCTGTATTTATTGAATAAACAAAACGATTCCTTTCGCAAACTTGTGTCATTGTAGCACTTTACACCGTTACACCCACTGTTATACATGTATTGAGTAGTTAGCTAGCTATATGGTCAAACGTGATTAATCACCACCGACCAACGGCCTATGACAGATGATGTTGTCGGTAGGCCAGCTCGGAGGGAATCGCTGCGCGACTCTTTGCCTCGCTCTTCGTTTCTAACCCTAAAGACCCTTGGACAGAGCCTCGTATGCGGGCGAAGCATTTGTGTAAGCCTCCTTCAAAAAGTACGTTTTCTGGTGGGTCGACAGAAACCGCACAAAGTCCTCCAAgtgctccttgagcaccgCCACGCTTTGGGCATCCATGTTGGTCATAGCAATGAGCCCCGGgagcgacacaaacagccgCAGCAGATGCTCCGCGCCGTAGACTTCGCTCAtggtcttgttggagtGGTCTGGGCTCTGGGTGATTTGTAGGTACTGCTCTCGCTCGAATCTGTAGAGCAAGATTGAGCCCAGCGAGCGATCAAAGTAGAGCTTGATTCCCGACACCACCTCGTTGAGAATATCGGCGTCGGCAGAGCCAGGTCTATATTTGGCCTCCGCCTCCTTTTTGAAttccttgagaatgtccaCCACCGTCACCTTCCGGGGCAAGccgacaagctggtggtCCTTGGTGACAAACTCCCAGTCGTCTACCAGCTgggccttgagcttgtcggGCACAACAAGCGCAATTTCCTTGCGTTTTAGATAGTCGTCTTCCTTCTCGAGGTCCTCCAGGGCAGCGAGTCCCCCTCGTCGTTTCACGGGACGGGGTCCCTCAGCAGGAGAGTCCTTTGATGCCATGGATTTGCGCTTTGTGGTTGGTGCCGGAGAGGCCGTTTCACTGAGCGCCTCGGGAGGAGCCAGGGCGTCAAAAtccttgcccttcttggccgCTGCTAGAGCCGcagccttgagctccttctgtAGCTTGATGTTGTCCTCGTTGAGAGCCAGTACCCGCTCCTCGCCGACCCACTCGTCCCACGTGTTTTTCCAGCCCTTGTAGTGCACGTAGTAGCAGATTTTGTCCTCGTTTTCGTCGGCCAGATCTGCGGGCACGTCAGGTTTCCCTTCCTTTGGACTAAAGTGTCGGTTTTTGTCGTTGGAGTCGTCTCCATCGGGCGTTGCGCCCGCAGCAGGAAGAGAGGCGCGAGGACCCCGCTTGCGCTTGTGAGTGTTGACCACGTTTCCGATCTCAACCGTGGGCGGAAGCccgtcctccaccttggcctTAGAGCCGCGTTTGGAGGGGTCGTAAGACATGAGGATCTTTGCTTCGTAGAGCAGCGGACCATGGTACGCCAGGCACCGCGAATTGGTGGCTAGAACCATGATTGCGGAGATTGTGTGTATGTgggttggtggtgaagtAGGAGGAGCGTCCTAAAGTGGTGATATAGAGTTGGCGAGTTAGTAGCGCAAGTACGCGTGAAAAATACAacgagaggaggaagaaggtgaGGTTGAGAGTGTATGGCGTGAGAAAAGAAACGAGAACGTTTTTTTTACCCGGTGGATGAGTGTGTTTTCAGCAAATATTAGTTTGTATACGCCGTTTCGATACTCCTAATCTGTGTGTCAGGGTTGTGGAAGAGTGAAAAACATGCGCTACTGTGTTGCTGTGTATTGGCGCAATGGCTACCTGGAGCTTTTGTTGTGTATTGAGATTGTCGGTTGAGCTGGTTATAGTAGCTTAAACAGCCCCCTGAGATCTTCTATCCTCTTTTTGAGGGCTCTGAGTGGTTCCCTACACTGCTCAAAAGTCATTCAAACGCTTAACTAAACCCAAGTAAATGATAACCTAAATAATTTACATAAACCAAGATATCTTGCAATATTTCTATATGGCTACaaggttttttttatgtCATTTGAAAGAGACTCTTTGGTTACATGTTTTTATTTGACTCTTGTAACTCTCGTATAACTGGAACCTCGAATTTGAACCCCCAGCCGACTTTTTTCTTCAACTAATCCCAAGTAAAAAACAACCTTTTCTAAAAATCCTAAAAAAAGACGGTTGGTAGATTGTCAACTGAGCATCACAACCAGCGAAAACTTGCGGGGCGGGTTTAAGGGACCAATTGCATAGAGACATATTTTTAACATCATTAGCAACTATATAAATCCACCCATCGCCTACGATACTTTTTTCCAATCGTGACTACGAGTGTCGTGCCACCAATATGAAAGACTACGCCGCACGCATGACCCCACTTGGTTACTGTAGTAGTACTCCCAACCGTTGGTAAGGCGATACACCCCGACCATCTAACCTGAAAAGGCGCCTAAAATATCTTTTTTCAGCATGCACGAAGTCACAGTGGTAGGAGCGGGTCTTGTGGGCTGTCTGGCGGCTCTGGCATTCGCAGATCGCGGCCACAAGGTGGCGCTTTACGATGCTCGTCCTGATCTCCGGTCCGAGGCGGAGCTCAAAAACGCCTCGTTGCGATCCATTAACCTGGCTGTGTCTGCTCGAGGCATCGAGGCACTCAGATCTGTCGACACCAAGATGGCCGAGCGAGTGCTGGCCGACATTATCCCCATGTACGGTCGTATGATCCACGATCTCCAGGGAGGACAACATGCTCAGGCTTACGGCCTATGGGGCGAGTGTATCAACTCGATTGACCGAGCCCAGCTCAACCGAACCATGCTGGACGTGATTGAAGATAACGCCAACATCACCTTCTTCCCCGAGCACAAACTAACCAACATTTCGCTCAGCCGAAAGGACAAAAAGTACCAGCGACCGACATCGACTTttgagaccaaggagggcgAAGAGAGGGTCGTGGAAAGTGACTACATTATTGGAGCAGATGGAGCCTTCAGCAAGACCAGAGATCGACTCCAGCGATACGTCCGAATGAACTACGCCCAGCAGTACATTGACTGTGTCTACCTGGAACTCAAGATCCCCAAGGCCGACGGACCCGATCCGTTTTCCATCTCGCCCAACCACCTGCACATTTGGCCCCGACACAAATACATGCTCATTGCACTGGCCAACGGTGATGGCTCGTTCACATCTACGCTGTTTGCTCCCCCGGCGCTCATGGAACAGGTGTGTGAATCCCAAAACACCTTCatttccttcttcaaggAGCAGTTCCCAGACGCATACGAGCTGATGGGCGAGTCTCAGATTCTGGAGTCGTACGAAAACAACCCCCGGTCCCCCCTGGTGTCCCTTAAGTGCTCTCCTTATAATCACAAGGGCGAGTGTCTGCTCGTAGGCGACGCAGCCCACTGCATGGTTCCGTTCTACGGCCAGGGAATGAACGCCGGATTTGAAGACATCCGGGTGCTCATGGAGATTTTGGATGAAAAGAAATGGAACGTCGAGGAGGCCTTTAACACCTACACCGAGCGACGACACAAGGATCTTGTTGCTATTGTCGATCTCGCCATGCGAAATTATGTGGAAATGAGCCACTCAGTGGTCAGTCTGCCCTACCTGATTCGAAAGAAGGTGGACGGAGTTCTTGGACGTGTCTTTTCGTCCGCTTGGGTCCCTCTTTACTCCATGGTGTCGTTCCGAGCCGACATTCCTTACTCCAAGGCTCTGAGTCGAAGCGCTCGACAAGACCGAATCATTGGTAACATTGTCAATTGGACCTCGTTTGCGGGTCTGGTTGGAATGGGCGCCTTGTTCTACTACAAGGGTCGTCACCTTTTTGGCCGTCTCTTCGAGTAACTAGTTTGAGCCCTTCTCAACTGGCTATTACGTAAATATTAGCTAAATAGCACATACAAgtgtacagtgtacatacatacatacatatGATAATGCATCCTGATATAGCAGTCCAAGATACAGCATCGaacgagtacaatacaacaacagtacaagcactATTCCCATATAATAAATCTCGCAACTACTAACTTGGGGCCTGTGAGACAGTTGGTATCACCTGACATGTGCCTATGGTAACTACTGGGTACTAATAGTGACTCGTTAAGACAGTATAAAGTGTGATCGTAGAGTGTAAAAGAGCTAAATGAACAACAACTCAACAACTCTGATGAAGAGCAACTCAGTCTCAAACCAGAAAGGGCGGGCTTCTGTGGTTCAATGACACGTGACTGTGGTTCTTAATGATCCGCCATGACTGCTTAcgctactcgtactcgtgTTGTTGTGATGAGTTTTGACAGGTCTCCTCGCCTGTTGAGTTCAACTGCAGTATGCATGGCGTCATATGCAGCCTGCCCCGACCTTTCCAAACCTTGGTGGCGAGGCGTTCTTACGGGAAACACAGGGAATACagtgctacttgtactataAAGTGCGACAATGAAGTTCGGCTactgctgtttctgttaCACGGCCTTGAATCATCATAATGCATTAATATACAGCTTACTTGGCGAGAGAAAGAGTCTCGTTTCGGGTTCCCCACCAGTTCAGAGTGAGAGTAAGACCAACGGTCTCCAGCAGAGCAGAGAGGGTCTTGCCAACGAGGTACTCGACGGGTCGGTTCTCCTGGAAGATTCCGGTGACGAGGGTGGGGATGGAGTTGACGGCGAAGATGAGACCTCCGAGGTAGGCAGCACCCttagtggtggtggtgccGGTGAGGACAATCAGGGCCGACACGGCGTAAGACTGCAGACCGGAGCCGAGCAGAGAAGATCCGTAGAGGGCGAGGACGCCGttgttctccttctgtcGGGCAAACTCCTCGGGGGTGTCAGCGGCCTTGGCTCGCTTGATGGTGTCGCCAATGACGGGGGCGAAACCAATCAAAGAGGAGAAGTGGGAGAAGATGGTGCCGACGGCAAGGGCGGAGGGCTTGATGGGGGGGAAGTAGTGGAGAGACATTGTGAGAAAGTAGTtttgagatggagagaaaaGACCCCAGACTGGGGCTCACCGCTCCTATATATACTTTGAGGGGTTTCACACCATGCCTGGATATAGCAACTACTGAGCAAGCCGGATTAGCTTCATTGTATGCAAGCATGTGTACTGCCACGACAACTTTTGGGGAGGCGATtgcgaaagaaggaggggAGCAAAATGGCAGAAACGCATTTTACTTTATAAATTGACGTCAGGGATTTCGATTCTACCACTTTTCACCGCCcttttccatctccttTCACCCATTGAGTCCACAAGACACCCCAACCCTGTGCTATCCCCAATGCATGGTCTGCATGACgccaccaacaaccacTGGGTGAAGACCACCCACTTTGTACCGTGGCCTTCCTTCCTCATACAATTTAACGTGCGGGTTGCGTAATTGATTGGCCCACCAAAGCCCATCTACGGTTGTCGAGCTTGCGGGATTGCTGCGCGTAGATGCACTAGCAATGATCCATCTCCTCAGGAAGCAATGGAGAGTGTGGTCCAGTGTCTCCAACCTGACACGGCCGCAATTGCATGAATACATTGCCATTTTATATAAAAGTTGCCGTTGGAAAAGGCGTCTGGGCTCCTGTCAACTCGAGGCTCTGGCTATAGGCCTCGTGGGCTTCCCAACCGCAGCCCATTCGTCGAGCGACTGCTGAGGTTTAACGTTTTTAGCTCTTTGAGTTTCGAAATGGATTGCTACTGCTGGTTACGAGAACCGCCCGAAGGTTGAAACAGAAGGGCAGAGAAGGCCCCGCGTAGACAGCAGCCACCGGAAATAAATAAATCACGTGCGCAGCGCGACGGGGGACGACACCAAATCAGGGCACGTGATCATCTCGCGCGAACCCGAACCCCAACTAAAGTTTGGATGAAGCACACGCGACACACCCTGAGATGGAAAAAGTTGTGTCACCTGACCGCAGTTCTTCGTTTAGAGCTGCCCCTTCTGACCGCGAAGAAGCCGGATCTCGGTTTCCAGCTTATCGGCGGCCCGCTTGGTCTCCAGCAACACGCTCATGCTGTGCTGGATACTTTCAAACTTGGCACATACCTTGGCCGTAGGCATGACTGGCTTTGGAGGAATACCAATGTCCTGCAGAGCTGCGACAATTTTCGTCTGGATGGTGGGCTTGAACGTGGTCACCTTTGAAGACCGCAGGTAGACGCCCGGCGTCAGCTTGTCGTGGTAAGAGATGCCGTAtgcagcctcctccttggtagTCAGCTTCTTGGAAATGGCAGCGGCGATTGTGGTggcggccttcttgtcctccttaGTGGCCTTCTTTGCCTCCTTGgtgtcctccttcttggtggtcttCTCCACGGAGCCTCCTCGATCCGGTGCCTGAGGACCCACAGATCCCTCCTTGGTAGGCTTCCCACCCTTTTTGGATTTGTCGTTGAGCGTAGATGTGAGATGGGCCAGACCCTGGGACGTCTGGAACTGCGCGACACTAGATGTGGGCTGAGGAgcatccagcagcttgagcagctcttgtcgttcttgaAGCATTTTGGTAGCACTGAGTTCCAGTTTCCTCGACTTGAGAAtcagagcctcctcctcagcaaTTTCAGCAGGAGACCGCGCCAGCAAACGCTCCAGGTATTGCTTTCTCTTGATTTCCATGTCCCGGGGGAACTTGACGGTGGTCATATTGTATCCTTCAGCAGTGTACTTTTCGGGATGCTTGGACATGGCCGAAACAACATTGTAGAACCGTTCTTTAAGATCCTCGACCGTTCTTGCGGTTCCGTCTGGGGGCGCCGAttccttcttttccgatttctccttgttgctTTCATCTTtattctccttctcttctttcacATCTGCCATCTCCACATCCttatcctcctccttgaccttggactCTGTTCCTTCAGCACCCTTGGTCTCTCCGGTTGCCATAGTCACATCTTGGTCAGTTTGCCACTCCCACCGGT from Yarrowia lipolytica chromosome 1D, complete sequence encodes:
- a CDS encoding uncharacterized protein (Compare to YALI0D09823g, weakly similar to uniprot|P40077 Saccharomyces cerevisiae YER124C DSE1 Daughter cell-specific protein, may participate in pathways regulating cell wall metabolism, similar to Saccharomyces cerevisiae DSE1 (YER124C); ancestral locus Anc_8.133); translation: MDALVNSFEDLNTSHTTSRYRAKRHHARTKSSPGSIKRNQSIRRHSRTLSTHYDSSNPYQDASTSYAQLSMGRRTEGSSTKPRPKSYVEPSHTQTQAHYATDSHHPSHSRSHSQTGHGPRATFRHHHHRSKSHTNPRSRFELRPQSHHETYTYLPDDPSPQFDEPNFSWMEEAENQLSELQSKYKPEPMAASTSLSWQIPDESHHLTSVAVHESSPLIAVGSGGKENNLFVYETTQDKGLIHHQTISLPAIHGLKWLSPSQQVADLGNILATSHSNGLAHLVLLPDCYSSDPAEILKRFNHKHHVSIKDTLSTRIKHLELTTPAWRSSVSSSLATLYSQHLFLWDPSRGDTPVLTRKVKRAEAFSLSPFQDGQVAAACGKYTSLLDLRAKSGSVNLLAGNTNLCAYSPMNSNLLATAHSDVSGLQENCVRIWDSRHTAGPLHKLEGHTDQIRSLEWSKFNPCELHTSSNDGSLRLWNIGRQQETKARPSLEVYSGDLAAQWDEQKASAQWLPRSARQMQQRGLAFNVAPLNIQKKEKKEKKPALYSSSVIAKTPHAAVASASFMPTGSMHPSVVTVDSYGSLGIHSMPSATPYNTEPETPRTLTARMSVQSFASTDMSSDFTEADMSSASDTSPMTSPSMASAATFQSSYDSPVKACIPEARPATYETSVSSSFIPPLQIKKRVPSGPRPEGSHVRRPSRESRNMLPELDLDFDFGLTA
- a CDS encoding uncharacterized protein (Compare to YALI0D09845g, similar to Saccharomyces cerevisiae EAF3 (YPR023C); ancestral locus Anc_8.131, similar to uniprot|Q12432 Saccharomyces cerevisiae YPR023c EAF3 Esa1p-associated factor, nonessential component of the NuA4 acetyltransferase complex) encodes the protein MVLATNSRCLAYHGPLLYEAKILMSYDPSKRGSKAKVEDGLPPTVEIGNVVNTHKRKRGPRASLPAAGATPDGDDSNDKNRHFSPKEGKPDVPADLADENEDKICYYVHYKGWKNTWDEWVGEERVLALNEDNIKLQKELKAAALAAAKKGKDFDALAPPEALSETASPAPTTKRKSMASKDSPAEGPRPVKRRGGLAALEDLEKEDDYLKRKEIALVVPDKLKAQLVDDWEFVTKDHQLVGLPRKVTVVDILKEFKKEAEAKYRPGSADADILNEVVSGIKLYFDRSLGSILLYRFEREQYLQITQSPDHSNKTMSEVYGAEHLLRLFVSLPGLIAMTNMDAQSVAVLKEHLEDFVRFLSTHQKTYFLKEAYTNASPAYEALSKGL
- a CDS encoding uncharacterized protein (Compare to YALI0D09867g, similar to Saccharomyces cerevisiae BNA4 (YBL098W); ancestral locus Anc_7.429, similar to uniprot|P38169 Saccharomyces cerevisiae YBL098w related to kynurenine 3-monooxygenase), with the translated sequence MHEVTVVGAGLVGCLAALAFADRGHKVALYDARPDLRSEAELKNASLRSINLAVSARGIEALRSVDTKMAERVLADIIPMYGRMIHDLQGGQHAQAYGLWGECINSIDRAQLNRTMLDVIEDNANITFFPEHKLTNISLSRKDKKYQRPTSTFETKEGEERVVESDYIIGADGAFSKTRDRLQRYVRMNYAQQYIDCVYLELKIPKADGPDPFSISPNHLHIWPRHKYMLIALANGDGSFTSTLFAPPALMEQVCESQNTFISFFKEQFPDAYELMGESQILESYENNPRSPLVSLKCSPYNHKGECLLVGDAAHCMVPFYGQGMNAGFEDIRVLMEILDEKKWNVEEAFNTYTERRHKDLVAIVDLAMRNYVEMSHSVVSLPYLIRKKVDGVLGRVFSSAWVPLYSMVSFRADIPYSKALSRSARQDRIIGNIVNWTSFAGLVGMGALFYYKGRHLFGRLFE
- a CDS encoding uncharacterized protein (Compare to YALI0D09889g, similar to wi|NCU08949.1 Neurospora crassa NCU08949. 1 hypothetical protein) → MKFGYCCFCYTALNHHNALIYSLLGERKSLVSGSPPVQSESKTNGLQQSREGLANEVLDGSVLLEDSGDEGGDGVDGEDETSEVGSTLSGGGAGEDNQGRHGVRLQTGAEQRRSVEGEDAVVLLLSGKLLGGVSGLGSLDGVANDGGETNQRGEVGEDGADGKGGGLDGGEVVERHCEKVVLRWREKTPDWGSPLLYIL
- a CDS encoding uncharacterized protein (Compare to YALI0D09911g, similar to Saccharomyces cerevisiae SWC4 (YGR002C); ancestral locus Anc_4.137, similar to uniprot|P53201 Saccharomyces cerevisiae YGR002c); translated protein: MASSSDVRDVLDLPDLEPNDKLTQQPKRQKLAAPVGGKRMDGMQRELFALMGENTPSVSVTKDSHTSLFKDKPQWQAKLTPWMWTPFQNQAREDGLILSHWVRGGELTQGDQYPFAALNTQISFPELTQEDYDGLKLATPGWTLEETRYLMHLCSEFDLRWPVIHDRWEWQTDQDVTMATGETKGAEGTESKVKEEDKDVEMADVKEEKENKDESNKEKSEKKESAPPDGTARTVEDLKERFYNVVSAMSKHPEKYTAEGYNMTTVKFPRDMEIKRKQYLERLLARSPAEIAEEEALILKSRKLELSATKMLQERQELLKLLDAPQPTSSVAQFQTSQGLAHLTSTLNDKSKKGGKPTKEGSVGPQAPDRGGSVEKTTKKEDTKEAKKATKEDKKAATTIAAAISKKLTTKEEAAYGISYHDKLTPGVYLRSSKVTTFKPTIQTKIVAALQDIGIPPKPVMPTAKVCAKFESIQHSMSVLLETKRAADKLETEIRLLRGQKGQL